Proteins from a genomic interval of Lolium perenne isolate Kyuss_39 chromosome 1, Kyuss_2.0, whole genome shotgun sequence:
- the LOC127345973 gene encoding nuclear envelope-associated protein 2, whose translation MSVSERAARSCSTSSPDLDPLLKDLTEKKLSFRRNVASLASELKDVRNKLASQEQLFTRESQTRKVAETKARSMEAEVTKLQKCLLDKDEQLRATTGSTEQYLHDLDELRSRMSVTQATAEASAASAKSAESQCLFLLKELNEKDRSLKEHELRVNKLGEQLALLQKDLEAREFSQRQLKDEVLRIETDIMDAVSKAGSKKDNELLKILSDVSPRNVENISKHLNAKDTEIARLRDEIRILSAHWTNKTKELESQLEKQRRTDQELKKRVLKLEFCLQESRSQIRKLQRVGEKRDKQLKELKDQVVAKHPNGSRHDYNSDDGKHNFWESQGFKFVASMSMLALVILTKR comes from the exons ATGTCAGTCTCGGAGAGGGCGGCAAGATCGTGCTCAACATCTTCGCCGGATTTGGATCCTCTGTTGAAGGATCTTACAGAGAAGAAGTTGAGCTTCAGAAGAAACGTTGCATCTCTGGCGTCTGAGCTCAAGGATGTCAGGAACAAGCTTGCTTCGCAGGAGCAGTTGTTTACTAGGGAATCGCAAACTAGGAAG GTTGCAGAGACGAAGGCAAGGAGCATGGAAGCGGAAGTGACTAAACTGCAGAAATGCTTACTGGATAAAGATGAGCAACTGCGTGCAACGACGGGTAGCACTGAACAG TATCTCCATGATTTGGATGAACTTAGATCACGTATGTCAGTTACCCAAGCTACAGCAGAAGCTAGCGCTGCATCAGCAAAGTCAGCTGAGTCACAGTGCTTGTTCTTGTTGAAGGAGTTGAATGAGAAGGACCGCTCACTGAAAGAGCATGAGCTTCGAGTTAATAAGCTCGGGGAGCAGCTAGCCCTTCTCCAGAAGGACCTTGAGGCGAGAGAGTTTTCACAGAGGCAACTCAAGGACGAAGTCTTGAGGATTGAGACCGACATCATGGATGCAGTTTCCAAAGCTGGGTCTAAAAAAGATAATGAACTTCTGAAGATTTTGTCTGATGTTTCACCAAGGAATGTTGAGAATATTAGCAAACATTTAAATGCTAAGGATACAGAAATTGCCAGATTGAGAGATGAAATCAGGATATTATCTGCTCACTGGACAAACAAAACAAAGGAGCTAGAGTCACAA CTAGAGAAGCAGCGCAGAACCGATCAGGAGCTGAAAAAGAGGGTTCTGAAGCTTGAATTCTGCCTCCAAGAATCACGGTCTCAGATCCGGAAACTTCAGAGG GTGGGGGAGAAGAGGGACAAGCAACTTAAGGAGCTCAAGGATCAGGTGGTCGCGAAACACCCAAATGGCTCTCGCCATGACTACAACAGCGACGACGGCAAGCACAACTTCTGGGAGAGCCAGGGATTCAAGTTCGTCGCATCCATGTCAATGCTTGCCCTAGTGATACTCACAAAGCGTTGA